Genomic segment of Pontibacter liquoris:
TGTGCACGAGGAACTGCAGGTGCCGGGCAGCACAGGCACGCTGCAGCACAAAATGCTGCATTATACTTACAAAGACCTGCCCCACTACCTGGATAAGTGGAACGAGTATAGCTGGCTTGCAGCCAAAGACCGGGCCCGGAAAACAAAGCAGGTTACGCTTTTTCATCTGGCTATAAAACCGCTGGGGCGTTTTCTACGCCAGTATATCCTGAAGCTGGGCGTGCTGGATGGCAAAGTAGGTTTTACGATTGCCTGCCTGGCCGCCGGCAGCGTGTTTATGCGTTACCTGAAGATCTGGCGTATGCAGGAAGAAAAATTTATACTTGCCTGAGCATGCGCATCCTGCATCTGATATCGGAAAAGACGTGGCGGGGAGGCGAGCAACAAGCCGCTTACCTGATAGAAGAACTGCAGCGGCACGGCGTAGAGAACTTTGTTGGCTGCCGCAAAGGCTCCCGGTTTGAGGCGTATGCACAGCGCATGCAAATTCCGTACGTAACGCTCTCTTTTTCGAAGGTCTTCCCCTTTGCTTCGGCTACAAAGCTCAAAAACTACGTTAATTCCCACCACATCCAGCTGATGCACCTGCATACCAGCCATGCTCATACGTTGGGGGTGCTGGCGCATGTATTAGGCGCCAAAGCGGAACTGGTGTTAAGCCGGCGGGTAGAGTTTGAAATCGGCCGCAACCCACTCTCCCAATTCAAATACAATTACAGCGGAATCAGGCGTATTCTGTGCGTTTCAGACAGCGTGCGCCAACAGATGGCCGCTAGTATAAAAGACAGCGGAAAGTGTGTAACTGTTTACAGCGGCATTAACCTGGAGGCGTTCGAGCAATATACTCGCCAGAATGCCACTTACCTGCGGCGCAAGTACTCCATTCCCACCGATCACCTGCTGATTGGCAATGTTTCGGCTTTAGATAAGCACAAGGACTATTATACTTTCCTGGACACGGTTAAGCTTTTAAAGGAGAGCGGGGTAAAAGCCCGGTATTTTGCCATTGGCAGTGGCCCTTTGGAGCAGGAAATAAAGCAATATGCCGCAGTTCTGGGCTTAGCAGCAGATGTCATTTTCACGGGCTTTGTAAGCAATGTAAAAGAAATCCTGCCGGAGCTGGATCTCTTCCTCTTCACGACCGTGAAAGAAGGCCTGGGCTCCTCGGTACTCGATGCCTTTGCCTGTAGTGTGCCGGTGGTAGCTACCGAGGCGGGCGGTATTCCGGAAATGGTAAAGCACGGCATCACGGGCCTGCTGGCACCCATCCGCCGCCCGGACCTGCTGGCGCAACAGGTGCTGCAGGTGCTGCAAAACTCAACGCTGCGCAACAGCCTAACGGAGAATGCCCGCCAGGAAGTGCTTAAATTCTCGAAGGAGCATACTGCCCAGCGCACGCTAGCTGTTTACAAGGAAATTCTGGAGGTTAGCAAAATTTAGCAAACCTTTACTTGTTTACCTTTTAGTCTTACATCCGTAGTAACTTTTATACAACCTCCTACCTTCGTTAAGGTGCCCGCAAGCTGCAGCTATCGGAGTAAAACGTATAAAAGCTGTGATGTACCTCCTGCGACTTTCCTTGCTGTTATGCCTGCTTGCTCCGCCACATGCTGTGTGGTCGCAGCAGTATAACTTCCGCAACTGGATGCTGGAGGACGGCCTGCCGCAGTCGCAGGTAAATGGCATGTTGCAGGACGACAAAAAGCAACTATGGCTGGCTACCCGCGGCGGCGTAAGCAAATTTGATGGCAGCACGTTTCTTACCTACACCCGGCAACAGGGACTTAGCAGCAACAACATCTCCTGCCTTTTTCAGGATAGCCGCAAACGCCTCTGGATAGGCACGTCCGACCATGGCCTTAACCTGTACACAAACCAGCACTTCCGGCATTTTAACAGCTTACCCGACACGGGCATACTTGCTGTTGCCGAGGATGCGACGGGGCAGATCTGGGTGGCCACCAAAAAAGGCCTGTACTTTTTAGCAGACAACGGCTTCCGGCTATATTCTCAACTTCCCCTGCAGCCCTACACCGCGCTGCTTACCACCCCTGCCGGCGAGGTTTGGGTGGGCAGCAAAACGGCCGGGCTTTATGCCCTTGGCAAACAGCCTCGGCATTACACGGCAGCGAACAGCGACCTGGGCAGTAACAGCATTACCAGCCTCTTGCTGCACCAGGGCCA
This window contains:
- a CDS encoding glycosyltransferase family 4 protein; this encodes MRILHLISEKTWRGGEQQAAYLIEELQRHGVENFVGCRKGSRFEAYAQRMQIPYVTLSFSKVFPFASATKLKNYVNSHHIQLMHLHTSHAHTLGVLAHVLGAKAELVLSRRVEFEIGRNPLSQFKYNYSGIRRILCVSDSVRQQMAASIKDSGKCVTVYSGINLEAFEQYTRQNATYLRRKYSIPTDHLLIGNVSALDKHKDYYTFLDTVKLLKESGVKARYFAIGSGPLEQEIKQYAAVLGLAADVIFTGFVSNVKEILPELDLFLFTTVKEGLGSSVLDAFACSVPVVATEAGGIPEMVKHGITGLLAPIRRPDLLAQQVLQVLQNSTLRNSLTENARQEVLKFSKEHTAQRTLAVYKEILEVSKI